The following are encoded in a window of Primulina eburnea isolate SZY01 chromosome 4, ASM2296580v1, whole genome shotgun sequence genomic DNA:
- the LOC140828813 gene encoding DEAD-box ATP-dependent RNA helicase 8-like, whose translation MNHNNMRGWYPPGIGNGRGGGALNPNPVFQNRNPHYSQLQPPYPQRTGQNQQPQQWMRRNHGVSTVPDSSNEIEKNVQGEAIGSTSRDWKAQLMIPPPDTRYKTEDVTATKGNEFEDYFLKRELLMGIYEKGFERPSPIQEESIPIALTGSDILARAKNGTGKTAAFCIPVLEKIDPDNNVIQAVLLVPTRELALQTSQVCKELGKHLEIQVMVTTGGTSLKDDIMRLYKPVHLLVGTPGRIVDLSNKGICILKDCLMLVMDEADKLLSPEFQPSIERLINFLPRNRQILMYSATFPVTVKDFKDRYLHKPYVINLMDELTLKGITQYYAFVEERQKVHCLNTLFSKLQINQSIIFCNSVNRVELLAKKITELGYSCFYIHAKMLQDHRNRVFHDFRNGACRNLVCTDLFTRGIDIQAVNVVINFDFPKNSETYLHRVGRSGRFGHLGLAVNLITYEDRFKLYRIEQDLGTEIKQIPPFIDQAVYCQ comes from the exons ATGAATCACAATAACATGCGAGGATGGTATCCACCTGGGATCGGCAATGGCCGCGGTGGCGGAGCCTTAAACCCGAACCCTGTTTTTCAGAACAGGAACCCGCATTACTCGCAGCTGCAACCACCATACCCTCAACGAACGGGACAGAATCAGCAGCCGCAGCAGTGGATGAGGCGAAACCATGGTGTCTCGACTGTTCCCGATTCTTCTAATGAAATCGAAAAAAATGTTCAGGGTGAAGCCATCGGTTCCAC TTCACGAGATTGGAAGGCTCAATTGATGATTCCGCCACCTGATACCCGGTATAAGACTGAG GATGTAACTGCAACCAAAGGAAATGAGTTTGAGGATTACTTTCTGAAACGTGAACTGTTGATGGGAATATACGAGAAAGGGTTCGAGAGGCCTTCTCCCATCCAGGAAGAGAGTATCCCTATTGCTCTTACTGGTAGCGACATTCTTGCCCGTGCTAAAAATGGTACTGGGAAAACTGCTGCATTCTGCATTCCCGTATTAGAAAAAATTGATCCGGATAACAATGTCATTCAAG CTGTTCTATTAGTACCAACTAGAGAATTAGCACTTCAGACATCTCAAGTCTGTAAGGAACTGGGAAAGCACTTGGAAATTCAAGTGATGGTGACCACAGGAGGAACCAGTCTGAAGGATGATATCATGAGGTTGTATAAACCTGTCCATTTACTGGTTGGAACTCCTGGAAGGATAGTTGATCTCAGCAATAAAGGGATATGCATTCTGAAGGATTGTTTAATGCTTGTTATGGATGAG GCGGATAAGCTTTTGTCTCCTGAATTTCAACCTTCCATAGAGCGGCTGATAAATTTTCTTCCTCGGAATCGGCAAATTTTGATGTATTCAGCAACATTCCCGGTGACCGTGAAAGATTTTAAAGACAGATATTTGCATAAACCTTATGTCATTAATTTAATGGACGAACTCACACTCAAAGGTATTACCCAGTATTATGCTTTCGTAGAAGAAAGACAGAAAGTTCATTGCCTGAATACACTTTTCTCTAAG CTGCAAATTAACCAGTCAATAATCTTTTGCAATTCTGTGAATCGAGTGGAGTTGCTAGCGAAGAAAATCACTGAGTTGGGTTATTCTTGCTTCTATATTCATGCTAAGATGCTGCAAGATCATCGTAACAGGGTATTTCATGACTTCCGAAATGGTGCTTGCAGGAATCTTGTTTGCACTG ATTTGTTTACGAGAGGAATAGATATACAAGCTGTCAACGTTGTCATCAATTTTGATTTCCCTAAGAATTCAGAAACTTATCTTCACAGG GTGGGTCGCTCGGGGAGATTTGGGCATCTCGGATTGGCTGTCAATTTGATCACTTATGAAGACCGCTTCAAATT GTACAGGATTGAGCAGGATCTTGGTacagaaataaaacaaattccCCCTTTTATTGATCAAGCTGTTTACTGTCAGTGA